The genome window AAGATGCAGCATAGTCAGATCCAGGGTCAGCAAAACAAAATATATGCTGTAGATGGTGCTTTTCCACCAGATATTTGATTCGGGATGGGGCGATAATACGCCATAAATAGGAACTCTCCAGGGATTTTCAAGCTCCAGAGAGATACTCATTAGTCCCCCGGCTATAGTTACAATCGCGAGAAAGATCGTCCTCTCAACAATCGGCTGGAATACCCTTATGCCGAAGACCTGGCCGAGTGAGGCCACAATACAGAGTCCTGTTGACATGGATGCAAAGAATACATACGATGCTATGAGAAGTCCCCATGGGACCTCTCTTGTCGTGTTGAAGGTCTCACCATGTCCTAGTACCAGGGCATGAATCCCAAAAGATATGCCTATGGTGCTGAGGATTGCAAAACATGCGAGGAGGATGAGGTGCAAGGTGGATACTGTGTGGGCAGCGGCGTCGGTGTCTATGATTGCAGATCCGGGTTTTGTCATCGAAGTGCTCCTTTCCTTATAAGATTGAAAGTTTTGTTATATGATAATAATTAGTTTACAATTTAAAAGTATCATATTTTTTAGTTATAAAATCAATTTGTAAAGAATAGAGGATGTTAAAGTGTTAAAAAAGAGGGTGTAAAATAATTTGTGTAAATGGCCATTCAGGGGTATGTCGATATCCCACCCTTTAAAAGGAGATCATTATGGCCATTGAAAAAGAACTGTTGGATCGTCTGTTTGTCGGCTACGACTGTAAAAGACCCGAAGAGCTGATCGGGGAAAACGGGTTGCTCAAGCAACTGACCAAGGCCCTTCTGGAAAGGGCGCTGCAGGCGGAAATGGCTGTCCATCTGGGACACGAGAAACATGGTGCAATAGCCGTCAAAGGCGGAAATGCCCGTAATGGCAAATCCGTCAAGACCATCAAGGGTGAGTTTGGCAAGCTGCCGATCGATGTCCCTCGTGACCGCGACAGCAGCTTTGATCCGGTGATCATTCCGAAGGGGCAAACCCGCTTTTCCGGTTTTGATGACAAGATTATTTCACTCTACACCCGGGGTATGACCACCAGGGAGATTCAGGGGCATCTGGAGGATATCTATGGTGTTGATGTCTCTCCCAGCCTGATTTCAGCGGTCACTGACGCTGTTGCCGATGAGGTTAAAATCTGGCAGAATCGCCCTCTGGACACTGTTTACCCGATCATCTATAGGGACGCGATAATGGACATGTTATGAACAAGGCGGTCTATCTGGCTATCGGTATCACCATGGATGGGGTCAAGGATGTCCTGGGGATGTGGGTTGCGGAAAACGAAGGCGCCAAGTTCTGGTTGCAGGTAGTGACAGAGTTGAGAAATCGTGGGGTACAGGATATCTTTATTGCCTGTGTGGATGGCCTGAAGGGTTTCCCCGAGGCCATTGAGACGGTCTTTCCTCGCACCCGGATACAGCTCTGCATTGTCCATATGGTGCGCAATTCCCTGAGATATGTCTCATGGAGACAGCGCAAAGAGGTAGCTGCGGACCTCAAGACCATCTACCAGGCGACAACCGCCGAGCAGTCTGAGATGAATCTTACGGCCTTTGAGGAAAAATGGGATAAAACGCATCCGTCCATCGGCCAATCCTGGCGCAGGAACTGGGAGCGCATTATCCCTTTTTTGCCTATCCGCCGGAGATACGCAAGGTGATATACACGACTAACGCTATAGAATCATTGAACATGTCGCTGCGCAAAGTTACTAAGAACCGGGGTTCGTTCCCCAATGACGAGGCTATGCTCAAACTGCTTTATCTGGCGCTGAACAATATCGCCAGGAAATGGACTATGCCAATCAGAGACTGGAAGGCCGCATTGAACCGCTTTTCCATCTTATTTGGTGACAGAATGCCTGCTTATTGAATATGAAAAAACAAGACCGTTTACACAAAATTATTTACAGGCCCTAATTAATTGTTGATGGTGTTGTAAAAAGTTGTCAACTGCTGCGTTGTGCTGCATCCTTTGTCACTGCGGCGTGCAGGAGGTATGCCGCATTTCTCAGGATCTGCGCACCTTGCATTTACGATTTTTACTTAACCATCTCATATAATGACTTTTAGAGATCATTAATTATTTATTGGTTCTTTTTTTGTTGCTTTTTGTCTTGATGTCTACCTGTTGCGGCATGGACGTAGGGAGGTAAATGGTCTTTATGTCTGGCTTGCGAAATCGATGCCGCTACTTTGCATAGTGCTTATAAAAAAATATATGCCATACATCTGTGTCTGGTGGCGGTGCCTTAAAGACCAGACGCCCCCTTTTTGTAGGGTGGTCTATCTCCAATCTGAAGGCATGGAGCGCAATTGAGCCGTCAGGAAGGGGTTCTGCCGCCCCATATTTTATGTCTCCCAGGATGGGGCAACCCATGTGGGCGCATTGCGCCCTCAACTGGTGCGGGCGTCCTGTATCAGGTATCAGTTCCAGGAGATAGAGCCCGCCTTTTTCTTCAACAGTCCTCCACAAGGTGCGGGCTGGTCTTGCCAAGGGGTCGCTGAAGTCCTTCGGGAAGACCTGAACGAGGTTTCGGGTGTGATCTTTTTTGAGCATGTGTTCGAGCACCCCACTTCGGGCAGGGGGGATAGCCCTGGTGAGTGCAAGATATGTCTTGCGGATTGTGTGCATGCGCATCTGTTCCGAGAGACGCGATGCCGCCTTCGAGGTCTTTGCAAAACATACAAGCCCTGATACCGGGCGGTCGATGCGGTGTATCACACCAAGAAAGCAATTTCCAGGTTTGGACCCACTCTTTTTGATATAGCTTTTTGCCCAGTCCAGCAACGACGGATCGCCAGTTGAATCAGGCACGGTCAGGAGGCGCGCCGGTTTTGACAGCACAAGGAGGTGGTTGTCCTCATATATGATTTTTACTCCGGTCTTTTGTTGTAATGTCATACCATTGATGATATTAATCACATGACCACCTTAAAACAAAAATGGAACACTCTCAATGAAGGCCAGACATAAGCTGCCCAAGTCGATCCCATTGAAAGCAAATACTGTAAAGCCCCTTTTTCTGGAGAGGTACGCCCTTTTTGGTCTTTTTATCCTGGCCATCCTGCCGTTTCTCTTTTTCTCAAGATCTGTAAGCTGCACCTTCTACATCAGCAAATCAGCGATCTTCACCTGGGCATGGCTGATCTTTGGTATCCCATCCCTCTGGCTGTTAAGGGACGGTCGTGCGTTTGACAGATTAAAGACGCCCTTTTCCCTTTCAGTCTTGATTTTTGCCACGATGCTGGTCTTGTCCACTGTTTTTTCCATTACGCCACTTGTATCCCTTTTCGGCGTGTATGAAAGGCAATTGGGGCTCATGACGCAGATACAGGCCCTCGGCATGACATTTTTGACCATCATTATATTAAATGATGAAAAGAAGATATATCTGTTTGCCGATCTGCTTATTTTAGCAGGCGCCATAAACGCCGTAGTCGCAATCTTTCAATTTTTCGGCCTGGACTTTACCGGGTTTGATATCCCGTTGGGTACCCACGCCTATGGTCTTCAGGGTCAACCCGATCTCTTTGGTTCAGTAATGATGTTTACCATATTTCTCAATTTTGGCAGACTTTTTTCCAGTGTGAGCCCTGTCAGGCGTCTGGCGTTCGGGGTTGCGCTGCTCGTGCAGACCGCAGGCATCCTTTTCAGCCTGACAAGGGGCGCCTGGATAGGCTATCTGTCCGGCTTGTTGGTTTTTATCGTTATATTATTGAGTTTTTCAGACAGGGGGCGCAGAAAACACCACCTGAAATTTATTCTAATCGGTTTGGCGCTTTTGCTGATTATAAGTGCCGGGGCCGTATCGGTCTTCAGCGATTTTTTTGTCCCGAGGATCATGGGGCTGCTGCAAATCAAAGGGACAGCCGCAACCCGCCTGATATTGTGGCAGGAGACATTGAGATTTATATGGGACAACACCATTAATGGAAAGGTCTTCGGTGTCGGCCTGGAGTCGTTTCGGAGGGCCTTCATGCCCTTTAAGCCGCTGCACCTATCCCAGCTTGAGCCCAACGTAAACTATGACGACCCCCACAACAATTATCTTGGGATACTGGCAAAGATGGGCATAGCGGGGTTTTTGGCCTGGACCGCCATCTGGTTTCTTGCCGCAAGGTCCATCTTCAGGCTGTTCAAACAAGACCTTTTCAATGACGAGCGCGTGTTTTTGGCAGGGCTTACCGTCGGTCTCCTTGCCTATGCCGTTAACACGCTGACCATCTTTGACACCGTTGTGTCTATGACGCTGTTTTATGTCTTCCTGGGCCTTATCGTTTCATTGAATAACATTGTTGCAGCCAGGGAAGATGTGCATAACGTTGCCGTTATCGAAGGAAAGGCCGGTACACCCTGGCCGTTCTTTGTCATTGTCCTTGTGATGTCTGTCCTAGTGGTTGTAAATGGCATATATTATTTCAAGGCATGGGCTGCCGATAATAATTTTCTTTATGGCCTTGGAAACATCAAGTATTATGAGGCGAACCAGAACGCCATGGCGCCTCCGGCCAGGCTTCAATTTCTGGAAACGACGCTTGCCCGCATGAATGCGGCGATGGCGCAAAATCCGATTGAATCCCATTATGCCGTCTATTATGCCCTTGCATCCAGCTATTATTATGACGTCTTGAGGCAGCAAAATTCCGATGCCGCCAAATATCAGTTAAACAAGGGGATAAAGCGGCTCCTTGTCTATAAAGACGTGACCTGGGAGCCTGAAAACTTCTATATAGCCTTGGCTGACGCGTATAACAAGCTGAACGACTTAGACAGCGCTGTCAAATATCTAAAGACAGGGGTTGATGATTGGGACCATCAGAATTTTTACATGAGATACAATCTGGCGATTATACTTGTAAGGCGGGCGGATCAAAGGGCGGCTGATGGGGATGCCGCAGGTGCGATGGCTGACCTCCACGAGGCCCTGAACCAGCTCAATAGAGGTAAGGCTGTAATCGCCCGGAGCGATGAGTTCAGACATGTCTATGGTCAGATGCTTGAGCTGGAGAAAAAGATCAGTGACAGATTGGTTGATATCAGGCGGCCGGGTTTGCCGTCCAGCCATTGATGACCCCTTGAAGCCATCGATCAGACCCGAAGCTGAGCGGGAGAATATTTTTGAGACAGGAGGTTGCCATGTGCAGATCGGCGCAATATAAAATTCATCCCATCGTAATGGGGACAAAGGTATTTGATAAGGGCATGATGACCTATCAATACGGATACGGCGAGCCTTACACTATCCCCATATATTGCTGGTATCTGGAGGGCGGCGATAGGAATATACTGATAGACACGGGAGAGATGAGTCCATTGCAATCCGAGGGCAGGGAAAGGGCCGTGGGTGGAAAGATTTACAGGTTTGAGGAGGGGTTGGGCCGATGGGGGCTGTCGCCCGAGGATATAGATATTGTCATACATACGCATCTACATAATGATCATTGTGAAAATGATTATAAATGTACTAATGCTACATTCTATGTACATGCAAAAGAAATGGAACGCATACACAACCCACATCCGCTCGATTTTCGATATAATGAAGAGTTCATATTGGATATCGAAAAGAACGGCCAGATAAAGACAATAACCCAGGATACGGAGGTCGTGCCAGGCATCCGTGTCATTCATACGCCGGCACATACCGATGGGGGTTTGACGGTAATGGTTGATACTGCCCGCGGCAAGGCGGTGATAACCGGATTTTGTCTGATAATGGAGAACTTCTATCCACCAGCAAAGATAAAGGCAATGGAGATGGAGGTCATCCCGCCCGGGACGCATGTCAATGTATATGAGGCCTATGACATCGTCTTGAGGGTGCGGGACATGGCGGACATCTTGTTACCGCTTCACGAGCCTCGGTTTGCTTCGATTGATACGATACCATGATGTATTTAACTTGTACGTAAAGAGAGGGGCCGGGGCGAGATGAGAGTTAAGGAGGGCTGGCGCCTCGGCCCTTTGGAACGAACGATGGTTATAAGGAGGCTGAAACGACATCAAACAGCATGTCAGGAGGGGTTGTCATGAGTTTAAGAAGGAGTTCTTCTTTTAATCTTTTCAGCCTGGCTCCTTCTTCTCTTGTGATTTTGCCTGCCTGCGCCTTGTTTTTTAATTCAAAAAATTCATCTCCACCAAAGATATCTTTTTTTGTCCGTACCGTTATAAATCTGCCGGTTGCCCTGTCAATAAAAGAGAATGTAGGGGTAATCTCTGTCATGCCTCTGTAGGATTGTCCTATATAGGCTACGTTGTCAACACCGGCAAGCCAGTCAAACAGCTCTTTGTGTTCCGCCTCCGGCGGGAACATCGATACAACAAACAGGTCGCTCGGGTTCACCACGGTATCCCCCCATAATTTGGCAAGGCCGTAGCTGGCCGCGCGCCATGCCATAATCCGGCCAGGGCATATTTCACCTGAAATCTCATAGACCCTGTCCAGGGAAAACTCAACAATTCTCCCGTTTTTCAATATCAATGGTGGCATCCAGAGGCTATTCGCTGCCCTATAGACCACCATCTTTGTCAAGGCCTTTTTGTCAAAGGTAATGAGGGATCGTTTGCCTTTCTCCGGGTAGCGATACATGTTTTCAACAGGTTTGAGGATCGATGGTATCTTGCTCCCGGTAAAATAGCCCTCACTCAGCATCACAGGTATCACATACGGTATCTTACCCTCGTTAAATATGGCGTGATAAACAACATCGCCAAGCTGAGGATCAGCCTTTTCGAAGAGATAGCCATGCCTTATGTCATCTCTTTCAAAACCCCATCCCTGGGCGCTTAGCGTCCTGTATAAGCGCCCCTCCAGGGAATTTGTTGCCCGCTCCCAGCCTTCCATACCTTCAGGGGTATCGCTTCCATGCATTGCTAAAATAGCGGTCTTTCGAGAAAATATATTTGTAAAACCAGTGGTTGCGTCCAACATTGCCACAATCTGTCCGGCCAGGGTCTCAACCAGGAATGGGTTGTCGTCAATAGCCCGCGTGAGCTCAACTTCACCGGCGGGATCGGCCTTTACAAGGTTTTCTCCACCTGGAGGGGTGTCCTTTAAACCGAGTATATATCTTATCTCTTCGATATGATTGGAATAAGAGGAGATAAACAAGGGCACCGCTATGATACGGTTTACGCCCCGGCTGTTTAGTTCATCCACCGCCCCTGGGATGTCGGGTTTTGTGGCCTCCAGATAACCAAGGGCCACCGGGCATGAAAACCTCTTCTTTAATTCTTCCGCCAGCGCTGAAACAGGGCCTGTCCATGTGGGATCGTCTGTCCCATGTGCTATAACAAGTATCCCGGGGCCCCTTTCAGTCTCCGCTCTTGCTGCAACAACAAAAGGAATAAAAATGGATAAAGCAATGGTCAGAATAAGACTGAATATTCTGGTTTTTTTAGAAGACCTGTCATGGCTTAGACCTCCTCTTATTATTTTATTAAGTCGAAGACAGGGGCCCCTGAAATCCCCTCCCCTGTGGGTGAAAAAATGAATTCTTCGAGGCCCCTTGGGATCAAACGTCCTTAGTCACCATGTTGCCCTGCATGCGCCTCTTCGGTAGGTGCCGACAGGGGTGGGCCGAGCCTGTCTTCTCTGATCGCCTGCAAGACGTCCTTTATACCTATGCGTGGACCTTGATATATCTTGACCCCCTTTTTGTTGAGAAGCTCAAAGGGTTTTGGCCCGATAAGGTCGGTTACAAGGGCGTTTACCCCGGAATCGACAAGGATCTCCGCCGCCTTTACCCCGCGCCCTGTGGTCAGGGCCCGAGCCTGGTTTTCCCTTGCGCCCAAGACACCCGTGGCGGTGTCATAGACGAGAAAGTGGGTTGCTGTTGCAAAATGACGGGAAAAGACCGCGCCTTCATCCATGCCCATGGCCGTGATCGCTATCTTACCATTCATGACGTTTCTCCTTTTATTTATCGGGTCTCTTTTAATCCAATTGAGACAGTATGTCCTTTTTATCCGTTTTGTTTCCTTCTCCGGCCGGCAAGTACACAATTGCGCCTGCAATTTCTGCAGACAGCCGGCCTGGCCAAGCGTTTTGGTTTTTATGGCAATACATATCTACCCCCCTTTTTTTAATAAAAGACAGCCTAAAACTTTACGCCGGTCTCAACAGCGAACATGTATTTGTCGTCCTGCAGCCTGCCCTTGTCGTCTGAAAAGCCGTTGTCGGCATGGACGTAGGAGAGTTCGCCCCTTAAAAATACATTGCATGTGAGGTTGTAGGTGGGGGTGAATGTGACCGCATAGACGTCCTCCGCATCTGGGCTGTCAAGGTATATCCTGCTCTCCCCCTGATGGATATACTCAAGGCGGAGCGGGAATGAGAGCCTTTCAAGGGATGGGACTATGTAGAGGCTGGCGCCGATGGATGAGTCGTCCTTGAAGTATTTGTCCACCCTGCTGCTCCACCTCCAGTAGTCTCCGTTTACTGCCAGATACAGGCTTTTGAGGCCGTACAGGTCATCTATGGTATGGTCAATAACAATGCCCGTAAGGTGCCTGAGATCGTTCAGGTGGTAGTGGTATAGGCTCAGCCCCAGGCCGTTTACAGAGCCGTTTACGCCTACCTCCCACGAGCTTGAATCCTGTGCGCCGAGGCCCATTGGCTCGCCGTATTCATTGAGATAGACATCGTCCGTGCGGTATTCGTCATCATCGAGCCTGTGCTTGAACATCGCGCCGCAGAGCTTCAGGTCTTCGCCAAAGGCATATGTCACCCTTGCGCCCATTGCATTATAGGGCTGCTGGGAGGCAAGCGCCCCTACAGTGACGTTTGGATTTTGAAAGGTATAGGTGCTCCCATAGCCTGAGTTGGGTTTTAAGAGACCTGTCTCTACGGAAAGGCCCTCCAGAGACCTTATGGGCTTCAGGTTTATCGAGGCGTATTCAATGCGGAAGTCCGGGGTCGTGTCATTGGGTGCATCAAAGACAGACGGGGTCGTAACGCCTCCAAGTCCGACGTTAAAACCAAGAAGCCCCCCTTCCATCTCGGACGAGAGGTCCAAAAGGAGGTTTGACAGGACGAAGTTGCTGCTCTTGTTACCTGGCCCCTCGTTTGTTGTAGAGAACCAGCCGCCGCTCACACCGCCTGTGATATTGAGGTTGTCCAGGTATGGGCTGACCAGCTTTACAATCTTTTTCTTTTCCCCTTCTTTCTCGGCGGCCCCTTCTTTTTCTCTGAGCTCTTCCTTTACCGTCTCCTGCCCCTCGCCCGCATCCTTTGCAGCAAGCCTTTCCTCAAGCTCCTGGACCCTTGTCTTCAAGGCGTCGAGGTCCTTTACCTTGGCCCTCAGCTCTTCAAGTTCTTTTCGTATTTCCTTGTCTTCAGTGTCCGCGCATACTATCCCGGCGGGCAAAAAGGTTAATAAAAACAGGATGGCTGTTATAAAAATCCATGCGCCCTCTCCTCCAAAACCATGCCTGAACAGATTTAAATTCCGTCCCATTTTAATTGGCCTCCTCTTAAATAGTATTTTTATAAAAAAAAGTAACACGAATATAGCCCAATCAACCGCCAAGAGCAACCCCCGGGATCGGCAATGGATGATGTATCTCTGCTTTATAATCGAGGCGCCCCTGTCAGTTTTTCAAAACACCTTCTGAGGGTGCAGACGCCGGACGAATGATACCTGAATACAGGTATATCCTTGCCTTTTATCATATCCCTCGCCTCATTTTTGGCCTTGTGCGATATCTTGTTTGTAAAGATGACCAGGGCGTCCACGCCCTTGATCTTGGAACCCAGCCCGGTCTCAGATTTTGTAAACACCTTGAGGTTTATGCCGAATCTCTCGGCCTCGTTTTTGTATTGTCTCTCAAGCCTGTCCATGCCTCCTATCAGCGCTACGCACATAAAGCCTCACTCTCTAGTGGTCTGTAAGCGTAAAACCCCGAATCCAACCTATAACCTTGTCTTTTATTGCAAGGAGTGCCGCTGTGCATATAGGGTCCAGCTGGCTCCCGGAGAGCAGTGCGATCTCATCGAACGCCTTCTCCGGCGACATTGCCTTTCTATACGGCCTGTCTTGTATCATTGCCGAAAAGGTGTCGGCTACAGAGAGGATCCTGGCCCCGATCGGGATTTCGTTGCCCCTCAGGCCGGCTGGATAACCACCTCCGTCATATCTTTTGTGGTGGTGAAGCACCATGTCTTTGATGCCCCCTTTTTCTTTGAAACAACTCACCGCACCTATGATGGCGGCCCCTGTTTCAGGGTGTCTTTTTATGTATTGCCACTCCTCTTCGGTCAATCTCTCTTTTTTAGAGAGGATATGGTCAGGGACCCCAATCTTGCCGATGTCTGCAGGTGGCCTGCTATGTGGATCACATCGGCTTGCTGGGCTGTAAAACCTATCTTTAAGGCTATCATGTACCCTATCACCGCTACATGCTGCGAATGGTCATAGGTATGTCTGTCTTTAGCGTCTATGGCGTTTCCAAGCGCCTCGGCGAATTGATGTAGACTCACTCAGGCCCTGGTAACGCTAAGGGCCTGCGCCCCGATATCTAATTCACCCCAGTCTTCACACCACAACATTGTCCGTCCCCCTTCACGATATGAACAACCTTCCGCCCCAATAGACGATGAAAGAGACGACCCAGGCCAGGGCCAGCTCATAACCGATCATAAACAGCGGCCAGCGCCAGGAGTTTGTCTCGCGCCTTACGACCGCCACCGCGGCCATGCACGGGACATAGGTCAGCACGAACACCATCAGGGTGTAGGCGACCAGCGGGCTGTAAAACGGGTCTTTTTGAAGCGCCGTCTTGAGATCGTCCGCGCCCTCCTCTCCTGCGCCTACGCTGTAAAGGGTTCCGAGGGTGGCCACCACCACCTCCTTCGCGCCAAAGCCTGCAAACAGCGCCGTGCCTATCTTCCAATCGCCTAGACCTATGGGCTGCAGGAAAAAGGCGACCGCGTGCCCGATCCGGCCTGCAAGGCTCTGCTCAAGCTTCTTTTCAGCGAGCTCGTTTTCAAGGGCCCTGGTTTCGTTTTTGTCATGGGCCGCCTCGATCATGGTCTTATAGGTCTCCTCAAGCTGGGGATTTGCAGGGAAGCTTGAGAGAAACCACATCACTATCGATATGGCGAGGATGATGGTCCCAGCCTTTTTTATGTACAGCCATGCCCTCTCACACATGTGGATCAATACCCCCTTGAGCGTGGGCATACGGTAGGGCGGAAGCTCCATCACAAACGGCGTGGCCGCGCCGGGCAGGAGATATTTCTTGAATATCTTCGCCATGGCTATCGCAAGGACAACGCCGAGGACATAGATGGAAAAGATGACGTGACCTGCGACATGCGGGGCGAAAAACGCCCCGGCGAGGAGCGTATAGACTGGAAGCCTTGCGCTGCAGCTCATGAGCGGGTTCACGAGGATGGTCACGATGCGGTCACGCTCGTTTTCAATGGTGCGGGTACCCATGATGGCAGGGATGTTGCAGCCGAAACCGATGAGCATAGGGATGAAGCTCTTGCCGTGCAGGCCGATCCTGTGCATCAGACGGTCCATGATGAAGGCCACCCTGGCCATGTAGCCTGAGTCCTCAAGTACGGCAATGGCAAGAAACAGCATGAGGACGTTCGGGACAAAGACCAGCACGCCGCCTGCGCCTGCAATGACGCCGTCGGTTATAAGGGATCTCAGATACCCTTCGGGCAGGATTGCGCCCACAAGGGTGGAAAGCCAATTGAACCCGCCTTCGATCCACTCCCCGGGCGGCCCGCCAAGGGTGAATGTGAGCTGAAAGACGAGCCACAGGAGCCCCAGAAAGATCGGGATCCCGAGCACGCGGTTTGTAAGCACCGCATCTATCCTGTCGGATATCGTATGGCGTATCTCGATGGTGGAGCGCACCGCCTCGCGGCATGCGCCAGAGATGAAGCCATACCTTTGGCCGGCGATGGCGGTCTCTGGGTGCTCTCCTGTCAATTTTTCAATACGCGCCGCGCCTTCCCTGACTATCCTGTCTAACTCAGGGGATCCGACCTTCTTTTGCACGTTTTTGTCGTTTTCCAAGAGTTTTACGGCCAGCCACCTTGCACCGTATCTACCTGCAACCCCCTGGAGCGCAGGGTCCTTTTCGATGAGCGTCTGTATCCTCTCGATCTCCCCCTCGATCTCGGGCCCATAGTCCACGACCT of Dissulfurimicrobium hydrothermale contains these proteins:
- a CDS encoding RluA family pseudouridine synthase; the protein is MINIINGMTLQQKTGVKIIYEDNHLLVLSKPARLLTVPDSTGDPSLLDWAKSYIKKSGSKPGNCFLGVIHRIDRPVSGLVCFAKTSKAASRLSEQMRMHTIRKTYLALTRAIPPARSGVLEHMLKKDHTRNLVQVFPKDFSDPLARPARTLWRTVEEKGGLYLLELIPDTGRPHQLRAQCAHMGCPILGDIKYGAAEPLPDGSIALHAFRLEIDHPTKRGRLVFKAPPPDTDVWHIFFYKHYAK
- a CDS encoding O-antigen ligase family protein, which codes for MKARHKLPKSIPLKANTVKPLFLERYALFGLFILAILPFLFFSRSVSCTFYISKSAIFTWAWLIFGIPSLWLLRDGRAFDRLKTPFSLSVLIFATMLVLSTVFSITPLVSLFGVYERQLGLMTQIQALGMTFLTIIILNDEKKIYLFADLLILAGAINAVVAIFQFFGLDFTGFDIPLGTHAYGLQGQPDLFGSVMMFTIFLNFGRLFSSVSPVRRLAFGVALLVQTAGILFSLTRGAWIGYLSGLLVFIVILLSFSDRGRRKHHLKFILIGLALLLIISAGAVSVFSDFFVPRIMGLLQIKGTAATRLILWQETLRFIWDNTINGKVFGVGLESFRRAFMPFKPLHLSQLEPNVNYDDPHNNYLGILAKMGIAGFLAWTAIWFLAARSIFRLFKQDLFNDERVFLAGLTVGLLAYAVNTLTIFDTVVSMTLFYVFLGLIVSLNNIVAAREDVHNVAVIEGKAGTPWPFFVIVLVMSVLVVVNGIYYFKAWAADNNFLYGLGNIKYYEANQNAMAPPARLQFLETTLARMNAAMAQNPIESHYAVYYALASSYYYDVLRQQNSDAAKYQLNKGIKRLLVYKDVTWEPENFYIALADAYNKLNDLDSAVKYLKTGVDDWDHQNFYMRYNLAIILVRRADQRAADGDAAGAMADLHEALNQLNRGKAVIARSDEFRHVYGQMLELEKKISDRLVDIRRPGLPSSH
- a CDS encoding N-acyl homoserine lactonase family protein, with the translated sequence MCRSAQYKIHPIVMGTKVFDKGMMTYQYGYGEPYTIPIYCWYLEGGDRNILIDTGEMSPLQSEGRERAVGGKIYRFEEGLGRWGLSPEDIDIVIHTHLHNDHCENDYKCTNATFYVHAKEMERIHNPHPLDFRYNEEFILDIEKNGQIKTITQDTEVVPGIRVIHTPAHTDGGLTVMVDTARGKAVITGFCLIMENFYPPAKIKAMEMEVIPPGTHVNVYEAYDIVLRVRDMADILLPLHEPRFASIDTIP
- a CDS encoding sirohydrochlorin chelatase, which translates into the protein MHFFTHRGGDFRGPCLRLNKIIRGGLSHDRSSKKTRIFSLILTIALSIFIPFVVAARAETERGPGILVIAHGTDDPTWTGPVSALAEELKKRFSCPVALGYLEATKPDIPGAVDELNSRGVNRIIAVPLFISSYSNHIEEIRYILGLKDTPPGGENLVKADPAGEVELTRAIDDNPFLVETLAGQIVAMLDATTGFTNIFSRKTAILAMHGSDTPEGMEGWERATNSLEGRLYRTLSAQGWGFERDDIRHGYLFEKADPQLGDVVYHAIFNEGKIPYVIPVMLSEGYFTGSKIPSILKPVENMYRYPEKGKRSLITFDKKALTKMVVYRAANSLWMPPLILKNGRIVEFSLDRVYEISGEICPGRIMAWRAASYGLAKLWGDTVVNPSDLFVVSMFPPEAEHKELFDWLAGVDNVAYIGQSYRGMTEITPTFSFIDRATGRFITVRTKKDIFGGDEFFELKNKAQAGKITREEGARLKRLKEELLLKLMTTPPDMLFDVVSASL
- a CDS encoding NifB/NifX family molybdenum-iron cluster-binding protein, with amino-acid sequence MNGKIAITAMGMDEGAVFSRHFATATHFLVYDTATGVLGARENQARALTTGRGVKAAEILVDSGVNALVTDLIGPKPFELLNKKGVKIYQGPRIGIKDVLQAIREDRLGPPLSAPTEEAHAGQHGD
- a CDS encoding outer membrane beta-barrel protein: MGRNLNLFRHGFGGEGAWIFITAILFLLTFLPAGIVCADTEDKEIRKELEELRAKVKDLDALKTRVQELEERLAAKDAGEGQETVKEELREKEGAAEKEGEKKKIVKLVSPYLDNLNITGGVSGGWFSTTNEGPGNKSSNFVLSNLLLDLSSEMEGGLLGFNVGLGGVTTPSVFDAPNDTTPDFRIEYASINLKPIRSLEGLSVETGLLKPNSGYGSTYTFQNPNVTVGALASQQPYNAMGARVTYAFGEDLKLCGAMFKHRLDDDEYRTDDVYLNEYGEPMGLGAQDSSSWEVGVNGSVNGLGLSLYHYHLNDLRHLTGIVIDHTIDDLYGLKSLYLAVNGDYWRWSSRVDKYFKDDSSIGASLYIVPSLERLSFPLRLEYIHQGESRIYLDSPDAEDVYAVTFTPTYNLTCNVFLRGELSYVHADNGFSDDKGRLQDDKYMFAVETGVKF
- a CDS encoding DUF2325 domain-containing protein; translation: MCVALIGGMDRLERQYKNEAERFGINLKVFTKSETGLGSKIKGVDALVIFTNKISHKAKNEARDMIKGKDIPVFRYHSSGVCTLRRCFEKLTGAPRL
- a CDS encoding HD-GYP domain-containing protein: MTEEEWQYIKRHPETGAAIIGAVSCFKEKGGIKDMVLHHHKRYDGGGYPAGLRGNEIPIGARILSVADTFSAMIQDRPYRKAMSPEKAFDEIALLSGSQLDPICTAALLAIKDKVIGWIRGFTLTDH
- the feoB gene encoding ferrous iron transport protein B; this encodes MGPKITVALAGNPNSGKTTIFNNLTGARQHVGNYPGVTVERKEGLCRHGGHEIKVIDLPGTYSLTAYSEDEVVARDAIIDERPDVVVDIIDASNLERNLYLAVEIMELGAPLVLAFNMSDIARERGYEFDIERLSRLLDAPIVQTIGNKGAGIEQLLDVAVSMAGSKGPRRDKVVDYGPEIEGEIERIQTLIEKDPALQGVAGRYGARWLAVKLLENDKNVQKKVGSPELDRIVREGAARIEKLTGEHPETAIAGQRYGFISGACREAVRSTIEIRHTISDRIDAVLTNRVLGIPIFLGLLWLVFQLTFTLGGPPGEWIEGGFNWLSTLVGAILPEGYLRSLITDGVIAGAGGVLVFVPNVLMLFLAIAVLEDSGYMARVAFIMDRLMHRIGLHGKSFIPMLIGFGCNIPAIMGTRTIENERDRIVTILVNPLMSCSARLPVYTLLAGAFFAPHVAGHVIFSIYVLGVVLAIAMAKIFKKYLLPGAATPFVMELPPYRMPTLKGVLIHMCERAWLYIKKAGTIILAISIVMWFLSSFPANPQLEETYKTMIEAAHDKNETRALENELAEKKLEQSLAGRIGHAVAFFLQPIGLGDWKIGTALFAGFGAKEVVVATLGTLYSVGAGEEGADDLKTALQKDPFYSPLVAYTLMVFVLTYVPCMAAVAVVRRETNSWRWPLFMIGYELALAWVVSFIVYWGGRLFIS